The window AGGTAAAGAACATATGAGCTAACATCATCACTCTGGTTTAAGACTGTCTAGTTTTTTTCTAGAGGAAAAATCTTTCTAAACTAACATTTCCATTTATTAGATGATCTGATATAGAGCACAtatggatattttttttcctttcttgaaTAAATGCTGTATATTTCAGGTTCGGAGCTTTAACGGCATTTGGGAAAGATATGCAACTTCTTTTGCTTAACAAGGTGTACGTGGTTAATGTTCTTGGTAAATCTTCTTTCTTCTGAAGCCataaacaatgaaaatagTGATTATCTGGAGCTATGGTACACTCTGATATATTGaccaaaaatatgatcaaagAAATGGTTTCCGACCCACAATCAGTTGCTTGCAAGCCTGTAATGAAGAGTGTTTCCTTGCTACTACTATATGTCCTTGTaattcttctctttctcaaTGGTGATTGCAGGGTATATCGCATATAATTTTGTGATAGGTGCCTATTCTTACTGGGGACCTAAGGCGGGCTATAATATATACCACATGGTAAGCTCTTTGTGCACGTAAAATGGAAATGATAAATAGGCTATGCATCTGAATGCTTTTATGTGGAGAAATATCTAAATGTGTCATGTAATAAATCCTGATGTCTCTTTTGGAtgattatttccattttttaggCTAAACATCGATTGTTATTTTCTCCAGAGCAATGCAGATTATATGTTTGGTGGAGTTACAGCGATCTGTGGAGTCTTCGGGTCAATAGCAGGCGGTCTTGTTCTTGATCGTATGAATTCCACATTACCCAATGCATTTAAGGTGATCGGCATTCCTTAACTCGTATTGTTTTAATGCAATCCAGATTCAAAGTCGTGTTGTAATTGTTGATCACCCATGAAACTACGGTTTTTATAAGCGGAATTCATCCTATCCTTCTCCCTGATTCTGCATTACAAATAAGAAAGGGATGAGaaagtttaatattttgtaaattacaCCAAAAGTGAAATGGAGTCGTTACTATTAATGTAGATCCCAATTATTCACTTTCTTTGTTCTTGGTATGTCTGTTTGTAGCTTCTTTCGGTTGCTACACTCCTTGGAGCAGCATTCTGCTTTGCTGCCTTTTGTTTCCATAGCCTGTATGTTTTTCTGGCACTTTTTGCAATCGGAGAGTTGCTCGTATTTGCTACTCAGGTACTGTTCTTCGCAGTCATCTTTGtatattcaaatttctaaCTTGGTCGCATTTTCAGTCCGTTAGATATATTTCATTTAGTGTGGTCTTATCAGTGCTCCTAGATTTCATCCCTACATTTTGACctaaattatctaaattcaAATGTGAAAATATGATTCCATCGATGACCTTTGCAGGCCCCTGTAAATTTCGTTTGTCTGCATTGTGTCAAGCCTAGTCTTCGACCACTATCAATGGCAATGTCTACTGTATCAATTCACATATTTGGTGATGTGCCCTCCTCTCCCCTTGTCGGGCTTCTCCAGGTTTCTCTTCTTATTTCCTCTTATATTCCattctatatattttgtcCTACACTGGATTGTGGgattttttttccacttttctttTGGTAACCAAGATATAAAACAATGTATTGAATGTTTGGTTTAGATGCAAGCAAGATTCATGacccatttttagtagtactcATGATAAGAGTTGCCTTCTGCAGGATCGGATTAACAATTGGAGGGTTACTGCCCTTACTTTGACGTCTATTCTATTCGTGGCTGGTGCAATTTGGGTTATAGGTACGTATGTTCATACGTTTATCAAAAATAcatactactatcatttaGTATTTGACTAACTGCATGATCGAACATGCTTAAAATTGTTCAATCCACAAAGTATGTGGTAGATTAGCACATACTCCATTAGAACAACGACAAATTTAGTGGGGGCAAGAGGCTGTCACCCCCCACCCCCCCGACCACCAGGATGATGGCCTAGTTTTCCTTTAGGCCAGCCGGTAATGACATGGTCTCCCCCTCTCTGCAGAAATTTTAAGACATCTAACATAGTTTTCCTTTAGGCTCCAGACACATTGTGAAATTACAATTCCTcattaaagtagaaaaatactCCTCCTTCCCCAATTCGTTCACTTCATGGTGCAAACCATTTCGATCCAATGGATCCTCCACCTACATTAGAACATGAATATCTTTCATATGGAACGAATTCAGCACTAGACAATGAGCACATCTTGTATATACAGGAATTTTCATGCCTGCTGTGGATAGATATAACGAAGATGCTGAGCACCCAGCTCTGGTGGTGGATAAGTCGAATTCCACTCCGTTGCTTAAGGAGAAGATGGCGGAACCAGCTTAGGGTTTGGAGTGTTTGCGTCGCATCATCGTTTCCTCAGCTAGAGGTCCGACTTCGCTAAGACTTTTTTGGCATACAAGCAAGTGGGAGACATGGTTGGATTTTTCACCTAGTTTGTGTAAATTCTTcctttcaattttcatcatgTATATAATCTGATATTTGCCCAGAAATGTCCATATGTTTATGGCATTAGTTGCCTTGTAATAGTATTGGGACTGGTTTTTCATCCCTAACTATTGTGATTTGATATTGAAATTTCGAATTCGTAGCTGTGATGGCCAACTGTAATTTCTTTCATCACAAAAGGTCAGATAAGGGAATCGCAAGacatgtttttatttcttgtcCATATCCAAGTAGTATTAAGTAGTCGTTGTTAAGTGGGGTTTGTTGAAAAGGACGTTACGGTAATACTCCTGTCATCCACTGTCTATAAAAGGCATCCATAATTTTGCCCTGTAATCCATAGCCTCATTTCATTaacagttttattattcagttTGAATTAGCACTTGGATCTATTTCTGACAAATTtgtaaaaagataaaaagagatTGTGCAAGCAGAGTAAGTGTGCAAAACTGTGTAGGAAATGAGTGGATTTATAGAAGAAATTGGAGTttttaaaaactcaaaaattataaaaaaatgtcgGCGACCACATAGACAGGCTGCTGGGCTTTGTGCTGGGTGGGGGTGGAAAGGCACCTGCCCACGTTGATTGATGCGTTGCAATGCAGCTGCACCCGAAGCAACTACATTGTGGATGACCTAATGTGCATATGGATGgttcaaattttgttaattatatagAGTACATGAAAGCAATATAAAGATTATTCCTTCTATCTACCAAAACTTTGTGAAATATTAGACTTGACgtgagatttaaaaaaatagctggcaacattttatattctttgtcTTCTCACAAAAGATTCATGTATTTCCAtataattctctctttataACACACAACACAAGCATATAAGGAGTTGGTGGCAAAGGAAAGAGACTCTTCATTCATGAAAAACTTGTCCAAGGTCAATACACAAGCAATAGTTCCATTgctcaaatattttatctctCAGTaccagaaaaataaataacggCAAATTGCCAGCAAAAGAAGTACATCGCTTTACCAGGGATGCAGCACAAACACTGTAGCTTCATTTAGACAAGAGAAAGTTCACCAGAAGGAATGGATCTTTTCACAAGTTTAGCCCACGATTCGTTTGTCTCAGTGATAACCTTAAGTGCATAATCCTGCACTCAGCAAACAAGGAAATATTTACCAGATCAATCATGGTTAGGATAGGAGCGATAGATGAGACATTTTTCAGATACataaatagttgaaataataCCTTGTTTGCTGGCTTGTTGTCAAGGCCAAATCTGTTGGCAGGTTTTCCATCGGGTATCTTGTAGTCCCTGAACCAGTCTCTGATTGCAGTGAGAGTTCCCTGCAAAAGAGTATCAGTAATTGAGTTTGGCATTTTATCTGTTTCAAGCTTTTTACAGATAAATTTCACAACCAGCCAACTTATGACTTATGAGATGTACTATTATTATGTAGATTGATCCACTACACTCTTCATAGAAGCCAAGCAAAGAAATCACCAGTTTAAAAGTAGATTGTGTTctagaaaattcaaattaaatcaagatATAGATGAACTTGATATCATTCAAGCTGTCCTAGAAAGTTCAAATTAAACCAAGATGTAGATGAACTTTTTAAGCACTCTTCAAAAGTTAGAAATACAAGTCAGCTCTCTCTATATGTGATAGAACAGGAGAATGATGAAGAGTAGAGTTTTAGTAAAGGTAGAAAAGCTGCTGACTAATATCATATGGATATGATATTACTTACTGGAAAATGCTTCTcgacatcatcaacatcattAACAAGGGAAGCCCTTGGATCATCCAATGAAATGGCAACTATTTTCCAGTCAAGCTCTCCCTCATCTATCATTGCCAAAGCAGCCAAGGGCTTCACTTTCATGACTTGCCCAATTTTTCCTTGGCTATCCCCAATCTCAACAACATCAACTATAAGAAAAGGATATTACAATTAGATTAAACTTGCTCCCTTACTTAATTTCCTATATAAGTTTCCATACGGATGTTTACTTAACAACATATTAAAAGAATGATGTTGAATAACATGATACTGCACCTGGATCATTATCTCCAAATGCCCCCTCAACTTCAGCATTTGCAAGTGAAGGATCTTCCCATGTTTGTGGAAGCAATCCATAGTTCCAGTTGATGTTGTATCTACAGAAGAGCATGGAAATtaagaataagaaaacaagaaCCACTCACAAGTAGAACTATTCAGCAGTTCTTATAAAGCAACTAAAATTCCATTTCCATCTCTGCTTTTTTTCACTTTCGGATACCATTGCTTCAACATACTATATCACAGTCGGCCATTTCACAATTCCAAAAATATAGACAGCCTAAAAAACAGGGATGCTTTTTCTGTTGGTTTGAAACAGAAAATTATGTTTCAGTGCCATGAGGGAGTAGGAAAGTGAAATTAGAGCAATCTTACGGGTAGCATCGGAGTTTTCCCTTCTTTGTATCTTGCTTAATGGGGGTATACACTTCATCTGTAGCAACTTCCATCTTTGCACTAGATTCCTTTGGAATCTCCACGATGAAATTGAATACACCATCACCCAAGTGCAGTGGAATATCATGCCAGGGGGAAATCTGTGTCAAACAATCACACAGCACTTATCATCAATATGAACTCACAGTTTGAAGTACTATTACATAACCAGCATCCATTAATTCCAAATAAACAGCAAAATTATCTCCACGAATTTGCTAGTAGAATTTAATAATTCGATGTACTAGTTCTCACACATGATAGCCTGGTTAAGGAATTAGCATCAGCCAATGAATAAACGCCTAAAATAATCCTAAATGTATAAAGAAAATCATCAATACTGTTAATATTTCTGTTGAATTAAATGGAAGAAGTATGAAAAAGATACGAAGAGTCAAATCGTGCTAGATTCTATTCAAAACCAGTGTAAAATCACCATTCCCAAATATCAGATTCCATCCTCCAATTAAAGTAACTTTCCAATAAAACTCAaacaaaagagagaaaaggacATAAAAACAACGTGTTATATCCGAGTTTGACATACCTTTTTGCCGGAATTATCGAGGAAGAAGACGCGGTAATCGAGGGATTCGGGCTGGCCCTCTTCCTTGATTTGAACTTGGGGGTTTTGTATGGCATTGCACGTAAAGAGGCGCCTTTTCTGCGTCAGGAATCTGCCGTTTCTGAAGCTGAGATTGAGGCTTTGAGGCGCAGCCCGGAATTGGCCTCTGCAGAGAAAACCGCTGGAGACGGCGTTGCCAGCCGATGCAATGACTCTGGTCGCCgccatttctattttcttctttgtgGTGAGTGTAGAATGAGAGAGCTCTGTGGTGACTGTGTTTCCACTATTTTACCACAAATGCTCACCTCTGATTGGCTGCTCACTTTTCCAGCATTTCTCTataataaatttcttattataaatttcttgttttggaGGATTATTATTTAGAGATTATATACTTTTTCGTGAGAGAGTggtattatagtagtaataattgtAGTAACGATGATAAACTTattgagaataaaagtgaGGGGACACTCTAATTCCggtgagttttcaattgtatgttcgttggaatatgaaaaatgtttcGAAAGAACTATTAGATTATATAAAGTACTCCCATTGTTCTGCcttaatagaggcgtttcattttcttcactcattttaaaaaaataataatataactacacttctctacattattatctctcttactttactttttcttcattttaactatttatttttaatttttcaaaatgagtgcgtatatgactattattattcaactatttattttttttctccactatAACTATTTGAATCGCCTCTATTAATAAGGAACGGATAGAGTATTAAAAGATGGTATATGGCTAGTACTAATGATAACGGGTATTATCACGATTAACAGGTATACCCGCGCGGGTAGCAGGTATACCCGTTAcccgcaaaactctaaaaaacactacccgatcccgcccTATTTCCCGTTATCGTCGGGTAGCAGGTACCCGATACCCGGCGAGTAACGGGTCGAGATGGGAATTACCCGTTACCCActacccattttgccacccctatAGTAActgatatttttataattatgtcCTTGACTCAAAGAAGTAGTAACTGATTTGGCATCCACAATCTCTTACCTTGAtcttaatatcaaaatattgttgttttgATACATAGTTTGGATCTAAATATCATGAAttactactaaaataaaataatgatttatatATCTAACGATTTAATTCCAAATAAGGAGTGTGGTAGTTGATATTTTGATACGGGGATGAAAGTTAAATAAATCGCTAGCTTTAAACAATTTTGACTGATAGTACTCTGCGGAGATCAACTGTtaactcattatttaattattatacaattaatttaagataagacaatagaattttagaaaatttgtgatttacaatttatcacgtgtaattttcgtttttattaattaaatcgaaaaagataaaaaaatactaccaaattagggttttagatgaaaatgtcaatatagtgtttcgaaaatatcaacacaatactTTAAGAATGTGAACACAATGATTTGAAAATGTTAACACATgacttatattgacattctacatgtattatattgacatattttatatatactatattgatGCATTCGTgttttacgaaaaaattaaaaaattttgaatttttttttcaaattttgacgtcttAACATATGTAAGTGAGAtatcgttagaatccttataaaattatctttaatttgatatatgttgtgctgaaaataatttaaatcgagaaagttatatGCACTTTAAAGTTATAGGAtagacgttttttgttgatcgtattgacatttcggggttgatgatctaggcccttaatttaaatatttgatagcTAGttttagttagcaattaagtattgagttaacaatataacactccccaaGTACTTGGTATTTATATATTGGAGGTTTTTattgtacttcctccgtcccgctttagtagtctcattgacttttctgctatctttttgtaaaaatgataaaaaattattaaagaggagaaatggtagattaagagagagaataatatagagaagagtcttatctacgtTATTGGCTCTCTTAccttaccatttctccactttaactattttttatcttttttacaaaaagagggcagaaaagtcaatgggactgctaaagtgggacggagggagtaataaaaatcatgattttatttggtaTGCATGTTTTGCTCATCTTTGGACGGATTATGCTCGGATATTCTCATATTGTGCTGAAACTACTTCACAAATTACAATCATGCCTTCGTCAACTAGACCAATCCAGTATATATCAATCataagttttcaaaattatgcTTTAAATGTATCATGTATGAGTGTATGAGTGTGATTTTCAACTGTggatcttattttattttac is drawn from Salvia hispanica cultivar TCC Black 2014 chromosome 6, UniMelb_Shisp_WGS_1.0, whole genome shotgun sequence and contains these coding sequences:
- the LOC125192404 gene encoding soluble inorganic pyrophosphatase 6, chloroplastic-like, with translation MAATRVIASAGNAVSSGFLCRGQFRAAPQSLNLSFRNGRFLTQKRRLFTCNAIQNPQVQIKEEGQPESLDYRVFFLDNSGKKISPWHDIPLHLGDGVFNFIVEIPKESSAKMEVATDEVYTPIKQDTKKGKLRCYPYNINWNYGLLPQTWEDPSLANAEVEGAFGDNDPVDVVEIGDSQGKIGQVMKVKPLAALAMIDEGELDWKIVAISLDDPRASLVNDVDDVEKHFPGTLTAIRDWFRDYKIPDGKPANRFGLDNKPANKDYALKVITETNESWAKLVKRSIPSGELSLV